AGCATGACAGGTATGTAGCAGGGCTGGAGGTAGCAGGGAAGGCAGGTAGCAGGGTAGGCAGGTAGCATGACAGGTATGTAGCAGGGCTGGAGGTAGCAGGGAAGGCAGGTAGCAGGGTAGGCAGGTAGGAGGGTAGCAAGGCAGGCAGGTAGCAGGGCTGGAGGTAGCAGGGAAGGCAGGTAGCAGGGTAGGCAGGTAGGAGGGTAGCAAGGCAGGCAGGTAGCAGTGCAGGCAGGTAGCAGGGCAGGAGGGTAGCAGGTACAGATTACTTTGGTACCCTATCATAACAGTCAGATCGTCAGAGATTTGGTACAAGTGATTCAGAGGTAATTAGATATATAAGAATATGCTAGACTCAACACAACATTTATTACTGACACACCTGTAACATTATATGCTATGAAAGACAATAACCGTACATGTATCTGAAGTCTCTAGATATCCAAACTGTTTAATAAcatcaaaatcatttaaaacaAGAACCTATGAAAACAAACTTGTTAAAggaaatgaacagaaaactaaCCAATGGTATTGACACATGTGACAGGAGAACATTGAAAACACTACAGGCCTACCTTTCTTTAGGTGCATTCTTCTCATGGCGTTAATAACTGATGATTTACCAACATTAGGAATTCCACACACCATCAAATTATAGTCTTCTACATCTGTCCTTTGATATCTTTCACTTTGATTTATCATATCAACCACTGACTTCACAACCTACAATAAAACAAAGTTAGTTAATTACTGTATATACCAGCTAACTATGTTAACCCCTTTCATTTTTTGTTATCCATAGAACATGATGCGATgttctatggtttgatatttacAGTAGAACCTTGTTATTACAAATAGCTTAATAATAGGGACCTGAGTTCAAATCTACATTTTGTTTTGCCACTGGTGGCGCTATTCAACCTAGCATTATGACCAACACTACATATCCCAATGATTTATAACTTAGAATCACACTAAAAATAGCGAGTTTTACTAAATTATGAAGGAAACATTCCCTTATTGAATACAATTACAATGGCAATAGTACAAAGATTATTACcaaaatacaatatgtacaaGTACAGCAGAAAATTCTCTTATGAGAAATACAGTGTGAGTCTATAGATGACGTTGCATGTGCGACCGCGAAATTGCGCGAAATTCAAAATGTGTGAATAATTACCCtgtgtacagtatgtatatggaactgtacatgtattacacaacATGATATCATGTATGGTACCATATTGCATGATGCTATGTGAAATTATGTAGTCAAGCAAGATGTTTTATGGTGTTATATATGTGGTGATGCATAATATGCTATATGTCATGTGGCATTATGTTGTGTCATGTTACACTGCATAACATTACATGCTGTAGTACTAGTGAGTAAGTGCTAATGTATTGTGATATGAGGTATATATCAAGTCAATATACACGTGAATAAAGTTCTACCACAAGATGTTAGCAAGAGACACCATCCATGGTTCTAGCAACTTACATCTCGTATTGTTTTACTTTCTTGTttattacaatttgtaaatatcacattttgGACTCCTTCATCAGACAATCTATTTCTGACATCCTGAAATACATAAAAATCAAATCATGTAGTGTATAAGGAATTATTTATAGAAATTTATAAAACTTTTCTGGGATATATTTCTTTCTGAGCTCTGTACACAAAAGACACTAATAGTGAAATTCATCAGTTTGTGACGTGATCATAatagatagcgccctctatcataaGGTGAACAAGATTGACAGTTTGCTGTCAAAAGTTCTCAGCTTATCACATTACTGGTATGTTGTGTATAAAGGATAAATTTGTAATTCTCATAACACCATTGGTCTCTTCCATGACCTAAGTGTCTACCAAGTTCAGTGTTTTGTTGCATGTGATGATATATCGAAAGACCCTCTTAGAGGTTGGTCTAATTTTGAAGACAGTTTAGTTTGATATGAAAATCACTTCCCACACAGAGTGAAGTTTTACAGAGTGAATATATTGCCAacttgtttgtaacaagttacaatgtttttgctaagatgttagaaccccagtaacagacaggggtaaatttggtaaaactgaCATAGTACCCATACTTTGTAATACAATTTGGGTGGGGAACCCTGacaaaatgactggggaactcaggtaagtTTTACCTACTTTATACTACCTTAAAAAatctattttcatttgaagaaatACACAACATAAAATCAAACTTACCTTCCTTTTGGTTGAATCCATTAAATCCATCTTGTTGAGGACAAGTAAATGTGGTTTGACTCCAAGAACACCTTTAAACACAGGATTACGGCCAGTAAAAGGAATGTATAACATCTTGAGTTAAGGCAAAAATTGTTATAAATAAACTTTCTCCTTCAATACAGATTAATGTAGTCAATCTTTGACCACCTGCTTTCCCCTCTCACTGTTGAAAGTTTAATGTTAATGTATTGCACTGGGTTTTTCTAGGTTTTAGAATGTGGTTACAGAAAGGGCAATTTGATTAAACTCTTGTAGCTTTCATTCACTAAGTGTTCTGAGTGTGTACATACACTGAAAGAATGTCATCTAAGATGCTCTTTCAATCAATATAGCACCCATAATGATATATCCCATATAATAACATACTATGCCACATGGTTTGATATTTGTTTCAGCATGGCTAAAGACCTTGGACATGAtctgaaccacaattgtgcttTAATCAACCCGGGTGTATACTTAGGTACCTGATAGGATAGCGGTTGCATTATGAATGCTTAATCTTCatcaattaaataataatatatcatcCATGATGATTAACATTGATAGCAATTAAGTCAATATATCCCATCTACTAATATACTACTGTATTATTTTGGTAGGGAATCTCAGTAAAATGGCTGGGGAGCTTTGATAGTTTTTACTAACTTTCAAGCCTTGATAGTGTAAGCACTATAATGATAAAACAACTGACATAATACTATATAAAGGATATTCTAGCATCATGTACTTCAATTACACAGTCTATTTTACGTAACATAGATTGCATTTTCTTCATtcctgtaatttgtaaaaataaaaaaaggttGTAAGttgcataatacatgtatgtaaatatgtaaatcagtcaattcattatcaatatattatattgataattaAAGTCACtgatgtacacatactatgaattgtttacatcttAGGGACTTGATTGACATGCTTTGGTAAAGTgcataaatgtttttgtttatcGAGACTATCTACTGAGCTGGCACTAGAGAGATATCATATTGAGTCTTGTTCTTCTGTGCCTATTCTATTTGTTTGGTTTATGTGTGGTAAACATGACTGCTTGGGTTCTTGGATCACTTGACATCTGGGTAGATACATTTTTGCTGAATGTTAGTCCCTTAAAACAACTCTCAGATATAGGTTTGAGAGTTGATTGTACCTCTTGCCATATGTGATGGAAACCAATGCACCAACTCCTTGTGTCCAAATGTAAATGATTCCCGGAATAGACGTCCGGCATATGACATGGAACCAGCTATACGTCCTGATGATGTCATGGTGTCTCTAGAACAAATCAACATGTATCTGTCATAATTCATAAGATGGTTCAGTATCAATTTATCATAAACATTAGGTTATCAATCGTGTCCATATTTGCTATGCTTGTTTTAGCTATATATGAcattaatgatatcatcaaagGCGTCAATATGAATATGCACTGAACAAGAAAACTGTTAGAAAACTGTATTTATAAATAAGATGTTAATCATTCACATACATTAAAGATATGACATCATCGTGTGGTGTGAAGTAGTACTGAAGGTGTATAGATCAACAAATGGGGAACTCGATATGTgtatacaaaatttacaaatgttttttGTCATTGTCAAGGGTAGCTAGATCTGGATGTATATACTACCACGTCTGTCGAACTTCGTAGCATCCAGAGCTATGTCAAGGGTTTATACTTGCAAGTAGGCATTACAGATCTACCTGAGGTCTTCACGTATTTATACTAGTCTATGCAATTACAAAGATACATCATATGTTTACCTTCTGTTTAAGTTCTGAATCTGAGAAAGAGATCGGGGCTACATCACACGTGGTTGAACTCGAAGACTGTGCAGTGGATCTGTGGTATTACTTGTCGAAATTCGACGTTACAACCAATAGCTGCCAAACAATATCAACTATGTAAAAATTgcaatattatacatgtatggatgAAATGAAATGGCGCCCTAGAGGACATACATGCAACAGCTAGCAGAAGACAAATAAACCGGAAGTAGATATCGATATTTGTATGTTGTATCTTTTCTCCAGTGAGGCCGCGTGAAAGTGGATTGGCTCAAGACTCAGAAGGTGTTGCCGGAGCTTCGTAAGTGTCGCCTTGTCGTTTGCGACCTGTCTTTGGACCCTGCATATAGGTAAGATAGCTGATACATTCTTATACTTAACAATATAGAATGTGACTATTCGAGATACTCAGCAAATTGCCGCATAATCGGAGTGAAATGATGCAAAGGTACGGTAATTGTTGCGCTTCTCAGCTGTTGACATGACTACGTTGTCAGCAATGCttacgtacatatacatgtgtctTCGGTATGTTGACCTTTATTACGAATAAAACTGGGTTTAGTGTTCGGTCTTACACGATcacaccatggaagtatcacgaTACGTTCATGGTCACACTGTCACCATCACTAAATAGTCTGCGATGGATTGAATGACTGCGTTTTACTGCCActatttcttgattttatagTTGTTTCCCCTTGCGGCGGGTTGCACATAATAGGTGATTACATAATAACCTGTCGGTTATACTTTcatgatatatacataaattaaatttcattataCTAATGTATTTCTATACGTACACCATTTTCGGACAAAGCAGAGAAATTACGATTCATAAACCCGTTTTTATTGCAAGTCACCAACCCTTCCTCTATTTTTTCCCCTTCAAACTGCcacattttaactttttattaaaatattaaaggCACTTCTTAATTTTATATGTAAAAAGCTTTTTTCTCAGTATATGTTTTTCATTGGATGTCAATTTCTAGTTTTGAGCATGTTATGTGattatttaatttgaaattgacatcTTTCACCATCAacagtgttttatatttttttgtcatggAAATTGTTaacaactttattttgtttgtttgttttgtttgtttgtttgtttgttattcatttacCTATTTACTCATCAACAAAGCCATTTATATGGTCACTCATAAATGAGAgaaaaatgcaaatattaaaaCTAGTTAAAAACTACTCCATTGATTATGTTAATTTTActcaaaatgtatgtaagtgttattaaaattattgtttaGACTAATCATAATTAGGTAATCATCAAACAGCTCTCATGTTCCATTTATTGTTTATGTCTGTTTAAATTTGAATGTCTGGTGTACTGAATGGTAATTTTATTTTGAGATGCAACAGGTGTTACACAgttgtatgtatacacacatacttagTATGATTGTTGGAGAATGATATTGTGAACTAGGATGATTTTATTTATAGACAGTGttaggaaatgaaataaatacaaaaaatttgTTGTAAAAGTTGAATAGATGTGTATGACATCCTGATATGGACACAATGttagtaatatacatgtatatgatacaaATTTGATTATAAAATGCTTTATGTGAAGATACCTATGAATATGAACTATGAATAATGATtaactttatttgcatattcaatattattataattttctTGACAAATGTATAAGGTGTgaaaaaacttgtttttttatAGAGATTTTAGATTCTTTGTTCTATCTATATGTGTTGACTACTGTCAGGTtcataatatattattatacatgcataAAACGCATTCTGTGTGAGATctaattaattcattttttacaTGACCACGAATAATAAattacttaatttttttttttacagatttttCATTTGTGGTTGGGTGATAAAGACTGCATAGACAAGATGGGTTGTGGTTCATCCCACGATTACAACTACAGCGTTATGCAAAGCTGGGATGAAGTAGAGAAAACATGTACTGTCAAAAAACGGTCAGCTAAAGATAAACCTGTAATCAAGAGATCAGGATGGAAAACCATTAGAGTATTTGTGTCTTCTACATTTAAGGATTTTCATGCTGAAAGAGAAATCCTCATCAAACAGGTAAGAcaatagatatatttatattcttAAGTCTTGTGTATACCTGTTTTTACTTAGTTTATAACTGGTTATTGTATTTCTAGATTTCAGAGTATTTTCAGCCAAATACCAATTCTCTTACTTCTAATGAATTGGACAATTGTCACATGTTTATGTAGTTGTACtttatgatattaacattttgGTTTTTAATTGGAAATGgtaattttgtcttttaatcAGAAATTGTCATTTTGTCTTTTAATCAGAATTTTTTCCCTTTGCCATCTTTACTTTTTGATGTTTGATTTTTGCCACTCACTTATATACATTCCGTTTAGTTAGACAGACATATTGGTTGAATTTATTCAGTGCTCCATATTTTCTGTGTTTACCAGGTGTTTCCTGATCTGAGAGGATGGTGTGAGAAGAGAAGACTTCATTTGGTGGAATGTGATCTCAGATGGGTAAGTTGGTCATTTTTAGATGCAAAGTGATGAAATTGAGACAATCCAGATATTCAAAATTAGTTTGAGGTATTTTAAGCTTTTGATAAAATAACCCTATAAAACATATCTTATACATGATTGTTGATATCAATGAGTCAGTAACAATGATATTCAGGGCATACCTGGCAAAAACAAATGGCTACTCTGCAATTGCTTGCCAGCTACTTTTTCAagaatttgtttcaaaattccTGCTTTCAACCATTATTATGTTTCCATTGTTCAGCACATTCACAGATAGCATTCACAGTTTTAAGACAAAGCAATATTGAAATAACATACTTTGTAATCCTTAAATTTCAAGTAAACTCCAGGGTCAGAAGGGGAAACCGTCTCCTGTACTCACACCCCCACTAATAAGTCATTCAGCTTCTTCATATTGATAATCACCTGCTTATGAAAACCTATTTTTTGAAATTAGCTACATCACTTGTCGGATATTTCACTTTAAACACTTTGATGCCAGTTTTGTCTTGAAGATGAAATTGTGTACAGCATCTTAAGGATCACACTAGTAAAGTTTTAACAATTCTGggtacctgcaatagaataTTATTGCCAAGATGCATTATAACAATAACTAACATTCAATTTTTGGTCACATCATAACTTCCGTTCCACGGGCTACACatgcatgagaataagtcgactttcttgttctattttgaccctatAGCACTTGTACAGTAaggtaaaatgtttattatagGTAGTGAGAATTCTAGaagtttcaatttcaaatgaaatgtcagAATAATTCCTAGCAATGTACATTTCTCAAAGTTGAACTGATTTTGTCCAGTAAAAGAATGCCACACATGaagttgaaatgtttgatttggGCTTAAAACAACATTGTGTGAGTATTGATTGGTTGGGGTAAGGTACAACAAATTGCCACTGTTGGGTGAGGTATGAGTAATTACTAAATTACATAAGGTACATTACAGCCATTATTTACAGCTGGTATCCTAGTCACTGTAGCCTAGGTGTATCATTGTGTTATGTCATAAGAGGTTACTTTGTCTTAGTGAAAGACTTTGTGATTTTT
The Glandiceps talaboti chromosome 6, keGlaTala1.1, whole genome shotgun sequence genome window above contains:
- the LOC144436084 gene encoding mitochondrial ribosome-associated GTPase 1-like, whose product is MTSSGRIAGSMSYAGRLFRESFTFGHKELVHWFPSHMARGMKKMQSMLRKIDCVIEVHDARIPFTGRNPVFKGVLGVKPHLLVLNKMDLMDSTKRKDVRNRLSDEGVQNVIFTNCNKQESKTIRDVVKSVVDMINQSERYQRTDVEDYNLMVCGIPNVGKSSVINAMRRMHLKKGKATRVGGVPGITRGVLSNIQVSNHPRIYLVDTPGIMTPYIPEVDAGMKLALCGTLQDHHIGHDIIADYLLYWLNKHSRFEYVEMFGMDQPSDDIMYVLTFLAKKLGKTQHIKALDGTREIRPNYDAAASYMLKSFREGKLGKVILDVESCGNTTGTDER